The following DNA comes from Papaver somniferum cultivar HN1 chromosome 4, ASM357369v1, whole genome shotgun sequence.
TCAAATTTTGTACAAATTCCTTAGAAAGTTCTTTACGAGACATCCAGtctcttgtttgattattttattttttatactgTATGTAATTAGGGATGAGTTTTTAGCATGCTAATGAGATTAGTTGATAAATATTTAATTAATCAAACGAGAGTGCCAAATTAATACTcttagaagaacaaaaaaaatcaaacaagagtgttaaatcaattaaaataacttGAACAGAATGGCAGAACAGTGAAGAGTCTGAAGACCATCTGGATTAAAAGGTAAATGAAGAGGCCCAGGTCCTTAAAGTTGACGAGTCCTGTTATTAGGGGGAAAaaatggatttgaggagggaaaAAATTATCCAAATTATGATCAATGTTTGGTCAAAGTAATATTCCAGGAAAATCCATAAATATTTAGAAAACACCAGCTTTGCCCTCATTAACTTAGCCTTTTATCTTCTTCGTCCAAAAATTCGTGAAAATAAGCGATTGATTAATGATTATCTCCGTTGTCGAATACTTATAAGTTATAAGTGTGTATGTTCACCATTTTGGAGAATTGAATTAGGATTAATCATGGGTGGAGGAGTAGCGATACGGAGAAGTACATCAAAAGCAATTGGTAATTTACAAAGATGTACCATCTTCACCTTACTGAGCGTGTTGTTTATGCTCCTTGTTCAGCCGCCATCCCATCAAATCCTAAACCTAAACTTACTGATTCAATAACAACTCTTTTATCAGTTCATAATAACCATCTTCTTCGTATTCTTGCATGAACTGAACGATTGGGAACCAAATTTAATGACCACCATTGAAATGCAAAAAGTAGTATGTGGTGACTGTAATGGTTACTTGTTTTTTCTTTCATGGAAGGGATTGCAGAGAAAAAAATGTTAAAAGAGCGTTAAGATCTGTGTTCTCACTTGATTGCTTGATTAGGAATCTTAACCCTAGTTAAGTTCAAGGGCACAACAAATATTTTTACATTTTCTGAAACGATCAATCCCTCCCTCAAATTTTGATTCCCTCCTCATAATCTTTCCAAATCCATTTTCTCCCTCCTAATAACAGGACTCAAGTTGACGGGTAACGCTACCATGGCATGAGCTTTAATGCTTGTCGGAATACCGTTTTTATTTGGATTCTTTTTTGATAAATCAGTAatttttttattgatgaaatttcGATATtataatgagtttaagatcgaaaatacgAGAATACAAGATAACAAGAACATACGGTTTTTATTTGGATTCCGCCAGAAAATGTGAAATAACCTAACTTAAAAGCCATTAGATTTTCTTAGAAGTGTGTATGGAATTCAAAATAACTCAAAAGGTAATTTTCTTTGTTTGAACTCTTTGTTATAATGCTGCACCAACAATGAATAGTCTGAGGAACTCTTTTAATGTGAATGGCTGCTTACTTTGCAAGAAGAGTGCAGAAACAAATCAACATTTGTTTCTGTATTGTGAAATAACAAGAGAAATATGGAGCCACTTTTTTGAAGGGTTACAATCTGCGATGGGTGTTTCAGGACAGTGTCAGAAACACTATCTCGGAATGGAGGAGGAAAAAAGGTAGAAATCTAAATTTGAGAAGCAAAATATGGGACATAATACCTTTTGCAATTTGGTGGGATGTTTGGTTAGAGAGAAATGTTAGGGTGTTCAACGGCAAATACAGCTCAGTAGAGAATTTGAAGGATAGTGTGAAGTCTTTCATTTACAACTGGTGTGTGGGTGCAAACATTTAGAATCACTTTGGACATGGTTTCATTTTTactgttttctgttttttcttttttgggtgcGGCAGCTGTTTTAAGCTGACTTTGTATTCTCTTTTACCATCTTCATTATTTTCTTAGTGATGGAGTGGTAGTTTTAATCTATCTTGCCCtttttgagtcaaaaaaaaaagtcatagATTTGCCAATTCACATTTTTTTTTCTGCAGTTAGAATATCTTGAATTCAccgtaagacttgctcttataccGCTAATCGTAATCCATCCCGTATAAATCCAAAGGAAAATCTTGCCCATTTGGGATGCTAATTATACTGTAAGCTAGGCTTTTTttttatactccctctgtcctagtTTAGGTGCCATAATAAGATTTTGCACAAAGATTAAGAAATGCAGAGAGAGTCAATTACCCTAGGCTTGTATTTAAGGTTCCTAGTTTTTAGATGTCTAATTTTTTGTTCTTTATTTGATTTTAGTCAAAGAAGTAATGGAATTCTTTTTGTTATTTACTTGATTTTAATCAAAGAATTGCAATGGAATCTCAATGGTTGTAACAGAATAACTTTCTGGGTTTTTATTTCTCTTCAAGAGAAGGAAACCAAATGGTTGAAAAACTAGTTAAAGAAGCTAAAGCATCTCTCTTGTATCAAACCTGGAAGTTCGAGATGCCAATTTTTTTGTCTCCTTTTTTAGAGTTAGTTTGTATGACTGTCAagcatatataaaaataaaatgacaGCATCTAATGTAATTTCCCTTCCTGTTAATCTAGCTAATtcttctttgtttgtttttttggcaaagaaaagaactTAATTTTCATTAAAAACAGAGTTTGACAACATAGTTACATGCCCAAATTGGCTATAATCTTGAGGATTATACCTAGTGTTAACATTGTTGGTGTACATAGAATTCTTGTTTCCCACTTTAGTGCTCGAGTTCCCTTTTTCATAAATAGAATTCTTGAAACATCCCCTTTTCGCGCCATCCTTTGCAGCACTTCTGGCCACGCAAACCTTCATTCCACCATCAGTTAGATTATGTATTTCTCTCCCTCCTCTACTGAAAGTGTTAGTAGTATCGAAAACTCCATAATCAGGCCCTTCCAAACTCCCTCTGCTGAAACCATTATCGCTATTTGTGTCTCCTCTATTGTTGTTATTTAGACAACCTTCATCTTCTTGTGAGAAACCTAATGTAGAACTTGTTTTATCTCTAGATAGATCCATTCTATCTATTGCTTCAAGCCAGTTCTTcatgtttctctcctctttaTCCGACCACGACCAATCCTTCTCAAAAAGTACCCTAAGTCTAAACATTTCCATCAGTACTACATTTACTTCTAGGGTATTACTTATGTTTACTTCAAAAGATCTAAACTTGTTAAAACACCTACTGAAATTCTTATCTAGCATATACATATTCATATATTTACTTTTGTGTAGAGTCACCAGAGGAATCTTTCATCTGCCAGGACACTGCGACACTTTTGCTTTTTATATCAGCTAACCATTGCATCACAAAAATCATGGTCTTCTCCGTGTCTTTGATGTCTACACCTTGTGGTGCACTGATGCACCTTGCGCTCCTGAACTTGCCCGTATGATCTGTGGCAAACATAATTATATAATCATTAATATAATTTTTGTTGTGAAACACAATAAGCCTGCCattgttttccttcttcaaaatcaGTTTTCTTAGTAACCTCCTTCTTAGCTTCCATTATATGTGTCATAATCTGAAATAATGTGTACTTGTAATTTGGTTTACTTCCATTAAACATAGATTCACACCTAGTTTTCCAAACAAACCACATAGTGATAGCACAAATATTTTCCCATCTAACATCATCATGATAaccttttttacgtttttgtttAAACCATGTTCTGATCCAGTTATGAATGGTGTTACTTTTCATTTTCATACCATTAGTTTTATAAGGTAAGTGTTTCCAAACATTTTTGACAAAATCACAGTTCATGAATATATGATTTACACTTTCAACAAACCCATTACAAAGACAACATGTAGTATTTATATCAGTCAAAATTTTACTGATTGTTTCCTCACAGGGCGAATATCATGTAAACGCTTCGACAAGAAAACTTTAATTGTCGGCATCACTACCATTTTCCACATTCTCTTCCAAGTGCTAAACATCAGAGGTGCTTGGCCTCTAATCAGTGTCCACGCTAAGTTGTTTGTATAAGGACTTAACAGAAAATTCCCCATCATTAGTCAGACTCCACCTGAGTCTATCCTTTTTGTTAGCATTAATCtttattttaaatatttttttgtaCCGTTTCATCATCAAAGCACAATTTAAGCTTATTAACATCCCAGTCAGTGGCTTCTTCATTATAGAGATCACAGATTTTAACTAAACCTTGATCCCCGAAATAATCTAGAGTTTGGAAAGTATTGTCTTCATCTGGTATCCACTTATGAATTAGGATATCAATATCCTTTCCATTATTAACTTACCCATAACTATATTTTCTAAGATTCTGAAAACTTTTTGCTATTCCTTTCCACAACCAAGAATCAGttactttggttttaaaattttcaTCAAGAATGTCATCATTTGGAAGATattttagtttaaatataattgcCCACATAGACTCAGGGTAAGACACCAGTCTCCACCCTATCCTAGTTATCATAGCCTCATTCATTATTTCAATATTTCTCAAACCTAGACCCCCCTTCTAACTTGGTTTTACAAATCAAACGCCAACCTTTCAGGTATAACCCTTTAGATTTGCCATCCTTTTTACCCCAGAAAAAATCCCTCTGGAAAGCAGAATTTTTTGTTTAACGTGTATTTTGGAATTCGAAAACAATTCATTTAGTAATTTGGAATCATTTCAATCACAGTTTTGGCTAAGACACCTCTACCAGCAACAGATAAATTTATGCATTTCCATCCTTTTAACATACTAGCTATTTTTTCAACAATTGGTTCAAAACAAACAATTTTCGAAGTATTGGTAAACAACAAAGACCCCGTGTATTTATCATTCGAAGTATTGGTAAACAATTTTCTAGTTAATTCTGCAATCGATGGTAATTCGACTTCTTGGCAGGTTTGTAACAAAAGTTCTATCTCTTGGTTAGTCTAGCCTCCTTGTATTTGTGTTTTTGTCATCATTAGACCCATTCCTATGCATATGCCAAACACTgatttttggcatatatgcacccactatgagtatgccaaactgccaaactcatatgtCTATATGCCAGGAATAACATATGGGCATACACGATAGAGTTTCCAGCGAAcgatagagtgtccatcgctcgatggtcaaGCCAGCGCTCGATGTTCTTTAGGGCGCCAGCGCTAGTCAAGCAATCGCTCGTGTCTCTGATCATCGCTTATCAGATCTTCATCCAACGGGTACTATTTTTCacctctataaataccaaatttcaatctcatttcaactcacaccagaatttctaaacctCTATAGAATTTTTCAATCTCCAATTattttcatcactcttccaattcctcAGAGAGTGTGGCTGATAATATGAGCGTTGCTGAGTTTGTTGAGTTCGTAGCAAACCAACGTACTGACTCAAATCGAAGAGTTGTTGATCGTGTCAATGTGGATAATGAAATTAGGAGAAGTCAAATTAGATTGAGAAATCAAAATAGGAGAAGTCAAAATAGGAGAAGTCGAATAAGGCGGAAAACAAAATTCACTGTtgcggaagatgaatgtatttgcaggaattatatTTCTTCTATTGAGGATGCTATATTCTGAAATGCATTACATCTCGAAACATTATGGCAaatgatttttgagaaatttcaagaacaaacagTGAATCTCAACAATCGTGATGTTTCAAAGTTGATTCAACGCTTCAGTACAATCAATAAGGAAGTTACTAGGTTTGTTGCTTTACTTCATCAAGAAGGTCCAAATTTCAACAAAGGTGTCGTGCGGATGGTGCAACTGTGATGGAACTTCGACGTAGGTGTCGTGCAGAATATCGTCGCAGCTACGAAAAAGACTTCCAATTTGAAAATTGTTTCGACATTTTAAAATATTTGCCTAAATATTgtccaatatttatgttttaatttctcgaTTGTCCACTTAAGTATTTAAATTGTCTAAGTATTAGTTTAAGTTCTTATGTTTTAATTTGAAACTTGTCTAAGTATTAGgttttaatatttgtttaaatgtatctctaattaaaatgtaagattggattaagaacaaaattaagcttaattttcaacattactcgtcaaattttcaaattcattaaacttcgaTATAATCATTAAATAGCAttttttacaagacataaaactagacaataatattttgaaatatagacgttgaaaataaaaatttgggacaatgttcttcatcttgttaatcttcttcGTTTCACCAAATTTCCTCACTGCGCTCATGAACGGAttctcctttgtttatcttcttctctggcttcaaatttgttttcccttgattttccttgcctcgaacttttctttgccttttcttagttgCGGTTTTGACTTGGTTGATATCCAAAACTTGGAGACTTCTTTGCTTCTTActtatttctttataactatcacatatcttcttaacggcaccttcaagcactactcccgaaaaatcaagttgtgttgccggATCAAGTTGTATTTGAAATTGTGACATTTGAGAAATTtcaaaaataagtaaattagatttagaaatagagaaatttagattaagaaaaagaaaattagaaaaaaaattgtGTAAAAAATTTTTTGGGTAAACTTCTGAGTttgaaaattacctatttatagcGATAAAGAGCTAGTCGTTGGCGCTAGAGATAAAATAGAGTGATATTAAGAATAACGTCAGTGATAAAGACTTTATCGCTGGCGTTATAAAGAATATCGATCGCTAGAAACTCTGTCGCTCAGTGATTTTCCCATACTGGCACAACTCGTTTGCGATGCCACCTGATATGCCAAACAACATTTTTTTGCCATACCCATAGAAATAGGCCTTACGAGTTTATTCTCAATGCatgtcaaaagaaaaaagaatcttTTCATTTCCAGCTTTACACTTTCTGCGTACACGGTATACCACAATTTCCTCCGGTTTCCATCACTAAATTCTCAAACCCTAACAAGTTTTTCTGTCCCTCTCTCTAAAGATCAAAAGGGTTTGATGGACTATTTCAAGTTTCTCCCCGTGGAGATTACGTTACACATATTAACTCGAGTCCCAACGGAATCGGCTCTTCAATGCAAATCAGTAAGCAAAACTTGGAGAAATGTTATTGGCCATCCATCATTCTCCAAAATGGACTTCAATCATCATAATCAAGCTGATAACGATTCCGGTGAGTTGAGTTTCTTTGCTTTAACTTATAAGATTGAGCTTGTATCTGGAAAGTATGAACTTGGTATTCCTAGATATCACTATTTTGTTGAATATAATGAGAAGCATGAATCAACACCTATTGAGAGAATTAGAAGTTCATTCCACCGTTCCGTTTAATTGTTTTGTTGGTTCACTGAATGGTTTGATCTGTCTTGTCGGAAACCCAACTGAAGAACAACCTCATGAACCTATTTATATCTTTAACCCTGTCATTAAAGAATATGTCATGCTTCCAGAAATCAACACAAATTATTCTTATGATGTTTTCTGGACAAGTGGATTTGGTTATGTTTCTGCAACCAATGAGTACAAAGTGGTAAAAATATATATATCGAAGACCAAGGTTGTTAAAGTCTGCATATACACTCTTGGTAGTGGTAATGGATGGAGAAACCTAGGAGATTTCAATCCGTCTTTCGCCCCGTCTCCTTGGGCACAAGGTGTTTTTGCCAATGGAGCTCTACATTGGATGGGCGTTGAATTAGATATGATTGTGACTTTCAATTTGGCCGAGGAAAAGTTTTGCCAACATCTTTCACCACCTCCTTCGTCACCGGACGATTGGCCTTTTAATAGAATAGGGGTTCTGGatggattttggttttttgaTAATTTTCTAACAATCGAAGAAGACCCTTATTATGACATATGGCTTTCAAAAAGGAAGAATGATGATCATGATATGAAAGTGGGAGAGAAACATCTGTCTCCGGGTTGGAGTAAAGAGTTTCGGGTTGATGATAATGAATTACTAGCCGTTACGAAGAGTGGAGTTGTTTTAACATACACTGATAACTCTCTCAACATTTACAACACAAAAGCTTCAACCTCGAAAAGGCTTGTGGAATTTAAGGAACGGATTCGGACAGTATTCCCTCACAAGAACACCTTAGTGTCactgaaagaattaggggaagaAGGTACGAAGATAATGGAGTTCATTGAAATTGAGGAGACCGAAAGCCTTGATCAGCCTTTGAAGCAGCAATAGGAGGATGAGATCCCTGATTACATACTTATAATCTGGCCAGGTAATCTTCGCTTGAGTTTCACTTTGAAGTTGGATAGGGTAACATTTGTGTGAACTTAAATGATGCTGGCATTGTCTTAGTGAGCAATGTATTCGAGACTACTTTTATCAATTTTATGGGAGTGTTTTTTACTTTCTTATTCGAGGCTATCATGCTTTGTTAACTCTGCTTGGTTTTCATGACTTGACCTTATTTCAATGGGAGAATGAGATGCTACCTTTTTGATAACTTATTTTGTTGATGCATGGGAGTCGAATAAGTAAAATGCAGGCACAATTGCGGAAAGTGAGAGCTGACTCAATAGTACGAGGGAATGTATTTACATCTTATCTCTTAATACTATTCGGGAAATTATAAATAGTTTTAGTCCAAATTTATagttttcagaaaaaaaatttgTCTACTGTTCCAAATTCAATTAGCCACCACTAGCTCAGTTGCATTTACTATTTCTTCCAAAAATACTAGCGTACAGTAATTTATTAGTTCCTCCTCCATAAATTCGTTGAATTATGTTGCGTCAAACATGACTCACTTGGACCTTATTTCCTTTTTCCGGATGACACCCTTTGTGCATATACGACTGTCTGACAATCTGATAGGAATGCAAGGCCCTCAGTAGTTATGAAGAGAGTTGAAATGGTGATATGGAGAATCGACATTTCTTATGAGCATTTGCCTCATGTAAAATTATCTTATATGCTTTACCAAGATTCAGATTCATGATTTGCTCATTTAATGAAACACATGACCAGATGTAGCAGGTAATGTGTTGACTGATAAAATGTAGTCATTGCATGGCGTAACCCTTGGACTACTTGCTGCACTGGTGGTATATAATACCCTGCACTTTGTAGTTGCGTTTCGGGAAACAATTGTGAACAAGAGGCACTATTTACTTCTCACTTCTATTAAACTCACTGCAAGGAACACAGCTTTTTTAGTATGACCATTAGGGATATGCACCGTTTCCTCCATGGTTTAACAGCATCCTTCCTGATTGCAGAACGACTATCTCCAATGTGTCAAGcggaagaagatttgaagataatggGGTTGATTGAACCCGAGGTGACAGAAAGCCATGATCAGCCTTTCAACCAGTTGTAGGAGGATGAGGCCCTGGATACCTAGTTATAAACTGGTCAGGTTATCTTCGTTGTTGTTGACATTGTCTTAGTGAGTAATATGTCGAGACTACTAAGACAATGAGATATTCCGGTTAAAAATGTTGAACGTGTTGGACAGATGACTCATAGTGTTGAACGTGTCTCATTTCGTGTCTTTTAAAACCATTTAATTTTCTCCATCTGCAACGGCGTAAGATATTCCGGTTTAAAATGCCGACTCATAGTGTTGTCAGCTAGCCATGATTAGAACGTTTTAACCATCTTGAGCTCTCAGGTgagtttttatttttgaagcTCTCTGAGGAGAGTGAAAGTCACCTGACTTCATGATTCTCAACTCTTCTAATACTTTACACCATCAGACATGTAGTGATTTTAAGCCAACTATGTTTGCAAGATTAACCAGTATCAATTATGATGATGGTAAAAAAGGAGACAGTATGAAGGATAGGGGCCCTGGATATTGCTTATTGCACAACCGTTTTGTACTTTGGGACTACTCCCTAACTTTTGTAGAGCAAGGCCAGTCTGTATTCTGGTCCGAAATAATTCAGCAGCTTTAAATTTCCATTTCACAATGACATGGTCCATCTTCAGTCTCCCAATTACAGATGCAAACCCACATTAGTCGGAACTTCTCCGGTGTTAAGACAATGCAAATCCCGCCGAACTTTTCAAGGAATTCTCCGACCATGCCCATTTTCCACAACTTCGATGGGAATCCCTTGGAGGGTTCTGGTTGACGTCTAATGACAACAACTTGGAATCCAACATCCAACCACAACTTCTCTGCATCAGTCAGCTCTCCCAGGACAACCATTGCCAAGCCTGTACCCGCTACACCATTTTTAGGGCCGGGTCAGGCCCAACTCGTCACTTTAATCTTTAATCTTTTGGGCGTGCTTGCTTCTATGACATCACCTAATATTGAAAGATTAAAAGTTGGAGTCAAATTTTGTACATGACACCTCAATCCATGGTCAGATAATTTTGTACATATAGTCCATCCCCTCTAAATCCAAGGAAAATCTTGCCCACTTGGGTTGCCAATTATGCTGCGACATCTAAATCCAAAATTTATTTCCCTTTTGACAAAGTTCCcagaaaattttttttttttttttttctttcttttctcttctcttaTCCAATCAAAGAAACTGGTAAGATAGAGAGAGTTCTGTCATTCTGTGACACTTATGTGATTCTGAACTTAAAACCCAAAACCCACCATTCATAATGAGTTCATTGTCCGTTCAAGGTGGAATTTCAGTAAAAGAAGTTCAGAATTTCAGTTTATTGAGACAAGATTTTTTTGTTTCTGAATTACTTAATATTTCATTCAACAGAATcataacaacaagaagaagaagtaatgGGGTGCTATTGATTAATAGAGCTTCAAAGGCTAGACAATTGAGTGTGTTAGCTAAAGCAGGGAAGACAAAACATGAATATCCATGGCCAGATAATTTTGACCCAGATATCAAGAACACTTTACCTTATCTTTCTCATTTCAAAAAACTTTCTGAAAAACCTAAACAAGTTACACTTGGTTTTGAGAAACCTCTTGTTGATCTTGACCAACAGATAAATGAGGTAACAAAATTTTCTTTGAATTGCTTTAGATTTTTGGTATTACTTGTTATTTGATTTCACTTGGTTGTGTAATTGTCATGTTCACTTGAACTGGGTTCATGTGCAATTCCAATGTTTCATCCCACAAGCCAGGCTAGTAATCCCTAAATGTCATCTTGGGCTGTATTGTTTGAAATTTTGATTACCATTAGAATGCTGCAATCCCTAAATGTCATCGTGGGTTTTCAAGAATTGGCAAAGTTGAATTCTTATATGTTATCTTGTACTGGTTGATAATGTAAAGAAGGCGTGCAATGGTTCGAAAAATGTAGTCTTCTGTATAATTTATAGTCAATGTTTATGCACCACGCCACCGCTTCAATTTCATTGTTATTTGACATGCAATTTACCAAGATTATTTGGTGTCGTAATCAATTTACTTATTTTTATAGGTTCGCAAGATGGCTGATGAAACTGGTTTAGATTTCAGTGACCAAATTAGTTTGTTGGAGAAAAAGTATCAGCAGGTGAATTCGTCATCCTTTCCTAGTAAATGTTAGTATTTCCATTATGTCGTGGTAGTGTTTCAATTTTTGATCACTTGGGTTTGCAGGCTCTGAAAGAACTATACAAACATCTTACTCCTATTCAACGGCTTAGTATAGCTCGGCATCCTAACAGACCAACAGTTCTTGACCACGTACTTAACATCACAGACAAGGTAAATTCCGGTTTCCCGTGTTTCACATGAGTATAATTTCATCCAATTAATGAAGACTGTGTGAAGTAAAATCTTGTTAGTCTTTGTTTCTCTTTTTTATAAGTGGGTGGAGCTCCATGGAGATCGTGCAGGCTATGATGACCCAGCCATTGTTACTGGGATTGGAAGCATGGATGGTAAAAGCTACATGTTCATAGGACATCAGAAAGGTCGAAACACGAAGGAGAACATATCCCGAAACTTTGGAATGCCAACCCCACATGGGTATGTTCTCTATTGTTCTCAATTAGACGCATTCTAGACTTGCTTTGATATTTTGAAGGCCAACACTAATTGAGCTAAACTAAGCTAATTGGAAACTTTGCCTATGGAGCAGCTATCGAAAGGCTCTTCGCATGATGAAATATGCTGATCACCATGGGCTTCCCATCATTACGTTCATTGACACACCAGGGGCATTCGCTGACCTCAAATCTGAAGAACTTGGTCAGGTGGGTATCGAACTATACTTCTTATGTTACAGATATTACTGAGATCCTTGATATAGTGTACTGCTGATGTGGTCTAATTCATAAATTAGATGTTTACTTTATATGCAGGGAGAAGCAATAGCTTATAATCTAAGGGCTATGTTTGGATTTAAAGTTCCAATAATTGCAGTTGTAACGGGTGAAGGTGGTTCTGGTGGTGCACTTGCCATTGGCTGTGCCAATAAGCTGTTCATGCTTGAAAATTCTGCTTTTTACTGTGCTAGGTGATTTTCAAACTTATCCATATGAGAAGTATAAATATGTAAGAGTGTGAACCATCTTTTAGTAAAACATGATATCTCTTGTTGTCAGTCCTGAAGCATGTGCTGCAATTTTGTGGAAATCTTCCCAAGCAG
Coding sequences within:
- the LOC113272160 gene encoding F-box/kelch-repeat protein At3g06240-like is translated as MRSMNQHLLRELEVHSTVPFNCFVGSLNGLICLVGNPTEEQPHEPIYIFNPVIKEYVMLPEINTNYSYDVFWTSGFGYVSATNEYKVVKIYISKTKVVKVCIYTLGSGNGWRNLGDFNPSFAPSPWAQGVFANGALHWMGVELDMIVTFNLAEEKFCQHLSPPPSSPDDWPFNRIGVLDGFWFFDNFLTIEEDPYYDIWLSKRKNDDHDMKVGEKHLSPGWSKEFRVDDNELLAVTKSGVVLTYTDNSLNIYNTKASTSKRLVEFKERIRTVFPHKNTLVSLKELGEEGTKIMEFIEIEETESLDQPLKQQ